CAAACTCAACATCGTCAAAATTAATATTTGGCAGTATACAAAAATTACAGAATTTCCTTATAGGTTATCGGGCTTACCTTATATCATGTATAGGTTACTCCAGTGAAAAGAAAATTGACCAATATAGTAGTAAAATAAACCATATTGAGAGCATTCTTAATAAACTTTTGCAATTGAATTAATAAGATAATTTCTTATTGACATTTAACACTTTAGAGTGATACACTAAATTATTATAAATTAAAAATATGTAGGAGCTAATATGTTGAATTTTCAGTTTATAAAACTGAATAATGGGTACAATATTTAGCACTTGTGGCTATGACAAAAAATCATAGGTGCAAGTGCTAAGACTTGTACCTATGTGATACTGTAATAGTAAGAATCACATTGGTAGATTTTAGTAGAATTTACATGTGGTTCTTTTTTTATACAGAAAGGGTGTGATAATATTTGGCATAAAACAATGCCTGCATGAAAACACAAGAATTATAATTGAATTTAACGGCGATGACGAAGAGAAGTAACGCAACTTATCGTTCTCAGTGAGTGGGAGATAGTGAGAACCCCATAAAGTGAATTTGCGTGAATAACACTTTAGCAGCTGCAATCTGAACATCGTACAAGTAATATTGTGTGATAAGTAGGAGAGCCGTAGACTGTACGAAAAACAGGAAGGTTTTTTGAACCGTAGAGTGACTGTTAGTCAGTAATTCAGGTGGTACCGCGGACATTATGTGTTCGTCCTGGACTTTTTAGTTTTGGATGAGCATTTTTTTATGCTCAAATATTGATATAAGGAGAAAACTTATGAACACATCAAACATATATCGGAACAGGACATTGGATAAAATCAGCGAAGGTGATGTTGGCTGGGGATTGAAAATAGCAGGATGGGTTGAGAACATCAGGGATCATGGAGGAGTATCCTTCATAGATCTCAGAGATATGTACGGCGTAATGCAGGTTGTAATGCGAGACAAAAACCTTTTAATCGGAATCAACAAAGAAGACTGTATATGCGTCGAGGGTAAAATTGAAATACGTGACGAAGAAACATATAATCCTAAAATCCCTACGGGAACAATTGAAATGGAAGCACAGTCCGTTGAAATACTTGGCAAGGTATACAAACAGCTACCTTTTGAAGTAATGACATCAAAGGAAATACGAGAAGATTTACGTCTTAAATACCGTTATCTTGACCTGCGAAATAAGAAAGTTAAAGATAATATAATTTTCAGATCGGAAGTTATCAGCTTCTTAAGACAAAAGATGACTGAAATGGGCTTTCTGGAAATCCAGACTCCTATTCTCTGTGCTTCATCACCTGAGGGTGCGAGAGATTATATAGTTCCATCCCGTAAATATAAAGGAAAGTTCTACGCACTTCCACAAGCTCCCCAGCAATACAAGCAGCTTTTAATGGTATCTGGTTTTGACAAGTATTTCCAGATAGCACCTTGCTTCCGTGACGAGGATGCCCGTGCCGACCGCTCTCCGGGCGAATTTTATCAGTTGGATTTTGAAATGAGCTTTGCTACACAGGAAGATGTATTTCGTGCAGGTGAAGAGGTGCTGACAGCTGCATTTAAAAAATTCGCCCCTGAAGGCAGTGTGGTAACAGATGCACCATATCCGGTAATAAGCTATAAGCAGGCAATGCTTGAATTCGGAACCGATAAACCTGATTTGAGGAATCCCCTAAGAATAGTAGATGTAACTGATTTCTTCCAGAGATGTACCTTCAAACCTTTCCACAACAAAACAGTTCGTGCAATCAAGGTACATGCCGACATGTCAAAGGGGTTTCATGAAAAGTTGTTGGAATTTGCTACTTCAATAGGCATGGGTGGTCTGGGTTATCTCGAAGTAAATGATGACATGACATATAAGGGGCCTATCGATAAATTTATTCCCGATGACATGAAGGACGAGATTGCACAAATTGCAGGGCTAAATCCGGGAGATACAATTTTCTTTATAGCAGATACAGAAGAACGTGCATCACTTTTGGCAGGTCAGATTCGCACAGAACTTGGCACCCGTCTTGATATATGCGAAAAAACTGCATACCGCTTCTGCTTTGTTAATGATTTCCCTATGTTTGAGTATGACAAAGAAGAAGAGAAAATTATATTTACACATAATCCGTTCTCAATGCCCCAAGGTGGATTGGAAGCACTTAATAGCAAAAATCCGTTGGAAATACTCGCATACCAGTATGATATAGTTTGTAACGGCATTGAACTGTCCTCAGGTGCAGTTAGAAACCATAATTTGGATATAATGGTTAGAGCTTTTGAAATTGCAGGTTATACAGAGGAAGATCTTCAGCAGAAATTTGGCGCATTGTATAATGCGTTTCAGTATGGTGCTCCTCCTCATGCCGGAATGGCTCCGGGTGTTGATCGAATGATTATGCTGCTGAGAAACGAGGAAAATATCAGAGAGGTTATTCCATTCCCGCTGAATGGTAACGCTCAGGATATGATGTGCTGTGCTCCTAATGAAGTAACAGAAAAACAGCTTCGTGAAGTCCATATTAAAATCAGATAGAAGTATTTTAGAACATAGCAATATAAGGTATACAAGTATAACATTAATAAATGGGAAAATTCAGTCATCCTGTTTATTGATGTTATACAATAGTACCTGGTTTAGTCTGCTTTTATACTAGAATAAATTATGTATAAAAAGGTTTTAAGAGGCGTGTCGCAATTACTTTTACACCACATTCTGATAGCACCCACAAGGCCCGAAGTACAAAATTCAAGAACATATATGTTTTTTAAATTCGTTGAACATGAGGAGTAGCTTGTAAGCAGGCATCTAATAAATCCCTGCAGTTTGTCTTCAAAAGTAATATTCCTTTTGTCGTTAAAAAACCTTATAAAAAAATCCCGATACTCATCAAACAAAGATACTACTTTATCTAGAAAATTATCAGTAGTTGTACTTGCTGCACCTTTAATCAATATATGGAGTTTTTGTTCGATATCAGATAGCACTCTATTTTCCAGACAATCCAGTGCATCATATATATCTTTGAAATAGTCATAAAAGGTTATTCTGTTATATCCGGCTGTATCTGTTAGCTTTTTAATGGTTATTTTGTCTATATCATGACTTTTATATAATTTCCAGAATGCATCCAATAGAATTTCCATGGTAAATTGTCTGCTTTTTGACATTTTATTCATAGTTTACCTCAAAAACATACATTTGGTATATTATTGTATGTTGAAAAAGCACGTAACTGTTTTATTCTATTTATATAACATATTATGAGGGATTTGTAAAATGGAAACAAAAAGGTATAAAAATGGAATATACATAATTTTTGCCGTTTGTCTGCTTGTTGTAATACTTTTCTTAATGTTTATTGCTGACAACAAAAGCGTTCCTACAAATGGCGGCTTAAGCTCCAAAGATTTATCCGTTAATGATATAAAATATCCGCAAACATTTTTAGATGATTCTAAAGTACATACTATTGATATTCAAGTTAATAACCGCACTTGGGATAACATGATAGATAACGCCCAGTATGAACAATACATTCCTTGTACGATGATTATAGACGGTGTCAGGATTGATGATGTTGGGATAAGGCCAAAAGGAGATACTTCCCTTAAACAGGTAGTAGACATGAATTCTCAAAACTTCAGCTTTAAGGTTGAGTTTGATCACTACAAAAGTCAGACATTTGACGGTCTTGATAAAATAACACTAAACAACTGTTCACAGGATACAACATATATGAAGGACTACCTTGCACAACATATGATGAGCTATATGGGTGTAGCTGCGCCGTTATCAAGCTATGTAAATATAACCTTGAACGGAAAGGATTTTGGCTTTTATCTGGCTATGGAAGCCGTAGAAAAATCTTTCTGTGTTAGGAATTACGGCGTCATTGATGGAAAGCTGTATAAGCCTGATGCACTTGATTTACCAAAATATGATTATATAAAAATTATGGGCTACGAGATGGAAGACGGTCAATCCGCAGTTGAGTATCTGACAAATGTTATGTCCGGCAATTCCTATAAAGGCTTTAACAGCGGCACGAGGGTCGACATGCTTGGGGATATGGCAAAAGTACTTATTGACTCAAACGAAATTAACACAGATGTTACAGGTCTGACATATATTGATAATAATCCTAAAAGCTATAAAGCTATTTTGGATACAGGAGTTTTTGCTGTAGATGAAAGTGACGAAGGAAGACTGATTAATTCTATAAAAAAGCTGAACAGCGGTGAAGATTTGGATAATACAGTGGACGTTGACTCTATAATAAAGTACTTTGTAATCCATAACTTTGTGGATAATTACGATGGGTATACAAGTATTTTTTCACATAACTATTATCTTAGTGAACGTGCCGGTAAATTGTCAATGATCCCTTGGGACTATAATCTGGCTTTTGGTTCCTTTGCTGTTGATCCCGGAAATTCATCTTCCAATCTGTTCGGAAATTATATAAAAACGACAGATGCCCGTTTTGGTATGAGTTCTACTAAAAGTATGGTTAATTATCCTATTAATACACCTGTATTTAAAGCTGATTTGGAAAAAAGACCGATGATAAATCAAATACTTAAAAATAGTGAGTATTCAGATAAGTATCATGAATATTTTGAAAAATTTATTACTGACTATTTTATCAGCGGTTACTTTGACAGATTTTATGAATCAACAGTTGATATGATATCACCATATATCAAAAATGATAAAAAGGGATTTTTTACATACAATCAATTTGTGGAGGGGGTTAATGAACTAAATAAATTCTGCAAGCTCAGAGCAAAAAGTGTTCAGGGACAGTTAACCAATACTGTACCGTCTACATTAAAAGGACAAAAAGAGCACCCTGAAAATTTGGTTGACACACAGGGACTGGATATGACCAAAACAATTACGATGTATTCATTATTGGGAATTTCGAACAAAGATATGGATGGGGTATTAAAAATTCTTATAAATTACCTTCCCGAAGAATATAAAACAGACGGTAAAATTGATCTGACCAAATTTGAAGCATCAGAGGATATTATATACCTTAAAAAAATCTTCGGAGTATTGGGACCAATCGCTTTTGAGGTTTCAAAAAGCGTCAAGGCATCAGATAATATTGAAATAAATCCAGGATTATCAAAAGTTCTATTATTTATTTCATTAATTGTAATAATCATATTCACTATGTTGCTAAGCAAGTATTCACGTGTAAAGTATAAAAAAAGAAGGGTAAGGAGGGGAAGTTTTGAAATTACGTCATGAATACAAGATATTTCTTAATTATTCAGACTATCTTACCGTTCGATCACGATTAAGGGCAGTAATACCGCATGATAATCACGTTGATGAAACAGGTGAATACAAAATAAGAAGTCTGTATTTTGACAACATATACAATAAGGCACTATATGAAAAAATAAGTGGGGTTGGTATACGTGAGAAATTCAGAATTCGTTGCTACAATGATAATTATGACTTCATAAAACTTGAGAAGAAAAGCAAAATAAACGGAATGTGCAACAAGGTATCGGAAACCATCACAAAAGAAGAAGTAAGGCGGATAATCCACGGTGACACAGAATGGATGCTTGATTCTGACAGGCAACTTGTTTCCGAGTTGTATGCAAAAATGAAAACAGAACAACTAAGACCTAAAGTGATTGTGGATTATAACCGTGAACCCTTTGTATACTCAGCAGGAAATGTGAGAATTACATTGGACAGGAATGTAAGGACAAGTATAAATAGTGTGGATATGCTTAATCCTGATGTTCCTACAGTTCTGGCAGAAGGTCAGACAATAATTTTAGAGGTCAAATATGATAATTACAAACCTACCATGATTTCAGATATAGTCATGGTTCAGGACAGGCTTATATCATCCTTTTCAAAATATGTAGCCTGCAGAAAATTCATATAAATACTTTTAGGGGGTAAATAAGTGGACAGTATTTTAAATTCAAGTTTTATAAAGAATGCTACAGCTGTAAGCGGTTTTGATATGTTTGTGGGAATTATAGTTTCATTCATAATAGGCTTTTTCATTTTCATGGTTTACAAGAAGACTTTTTCAGGAGTAATGTTTTCAGCAAATTTCGGGTTATCATTAATAGGTATGGCAATGATAACATGTGCGGTTATACTGGCAGTTTCAAGTAATGTAGTACTTTCTCTCGGTATGCTCGGTACACTTTCCATAGTGAGATTCAGGACGGCACTAAAGGATCCCTTTGATATTGTCTTTTTATTTTGGGCAATTACATCAGGAATAGTCGTTGGTGCCGGAATGATCCCACTTGCAGTTGTAACAAGTCTTCTAATGGGTATCGTAATGACTGTTTTTGTAAATAGAAAAAGCAGGACTACACCTTATATAATAGTAGTAAATTGTGAAAACTCAGATGTTGAAGACGGCGTAATGAATCTAATCGAAACAAAATCGGCAAAGTCGACTGTTAAAGGTAAGACAGTATCTAAAACAGGTATGGAGCTTACTGTAGAAGTTCAATTAAAAGATGGATATAGTAAATTTGTTAATGATATAATTGATATTGAGGGTGTTGTAAATGCCGTTATGGTCAGCTATAACGGAGAATATATGGGGTAAAATACTATTTTAGGGAAAGGGGATTCAATCATTGGAGAACAATATTATGACTGAATCAAATATAAAAAACAATAATAATAAGATTTTTGTGAATACTATATTTCTAATATTATTGAGTCTTGCATTTGCAGGACTTATCCTATTGATTAAATCAGGAACAATAGATAGTTTTGACAGTACCGTTTACGATTCATTGAGAAGCCTGAAATCACATTCTACCAAACAAATTGTCAAGTTCCTTGGGAGTATAGGTGATCCACAGGTAAACCTGTATTTGGGATTGGCAATAGCAGCGCTTGGTATTGTAGTTTTTGCTAACAAGGAAGGGTATTCTAAGTATATTTCATATGCTGCTGCAATACTTGTTGTATCTTTTTTAAACCCGCTGCTAAAGGAAATTTTCAGACGCCCTCACCCCGATGTGGAAGTGGATAAATTCTCCTTTCCAAGCAGTCATGCTGCAATGGCATTTATATTTTATCTGGTGCTCTATGTTGTAATTAACAAACGTATAAAGATAAAAGCAGGCAGAATAGCACTTGCGGTTTTCTGTATAATAATGCCGCTGCTTATCGGCTTTAGCCGTGTTTATCTTCAAAACCATTATGCAAGCGATATCATTGGAGGATATCTGGAGGCAGGAATAATATTTACAATTGCAATACTGGTAAATAATATATGTGAGCATTTTTTAGCAAAAAAATAATTTTAGTAAATAAAAAAATTCTTCTTTACGTTAAATTGTAAAGAAGAATTTTTTTTATCTATCAATATTACATAAATATGAACTTTTTCTTAATATTTAACGTCAAAATTGATAATAATTACTAGTGTGTTATAATTGTTTAAAGAAAAAATAGGAAAAAGCTGCTATATTATACTCGGCTGAAAGCGAGGAGAAATACTAAATGTCAAAGAAATTATTATCAATAGTCGTTCCGGTTTATAATGAACAGGAAGTAATAAATGAAACCTTTAAAAGGCTTTCCGGAGTGTTTGAAAATTATTTTATGGATGTTGAATACATTTTTATAAATGACGGAAGTAAAGACAATACATATTTGAAACTCAGGGAAATTGCCTTGGCGAATTCATGTGTACGGGTTATAAATTTTGCAAGAAATTTCGGACATCAGATAGCTATTACTGCAGGCATGGACTATGCAAAGGGTGACGCTGTAGTAATAATAGACGCAGACTTGCAGGACCCGCCTGAAGTTATTCTCCAAATGGTGGAACAATGGGAACAGGGTTATGAAGTGGTTTATGGAAAAAGACTTCAAAGAGAAGGGGAAACCTTCTTTAAAAAGTTCACTGCAAAAATGTTCTACCGTTTCCTTGACAGTATGACGGATGTCAAACTACCTGTTGATGTAGGGGATTTTCGGCTTATTGACAGAAAAGTCTGTGATGCCATGAAATGTCTCCCGGAGCGTTCAAGATATGTAAGAGGGTTGGTTAGCTGGGTAGGATTTAAGCAGACAAGCGTAGAGTATAGACGAGAAAAGAGATTTGCAGGTGAAACAAAGTATCCGCTAAAAAAGATGCTCAAGCTTGCAGGAGATGGAATATTCTCATTTTCGTATAAACCCTTGAAACTTGCAACGTTTGCAGGAATGCTTGTTTCAATAATAAGCTTTATATATTTAATTGTTGTTTTGATACAGAGATTTGTAAAAAACGATATTGCCTCAGGCTGGGCTTCATCAATGGCGGTATCCCTGTTCTTTAACGGTGTTATGCTTATAGTTATAGGGATTATGGGGGAATATGTTGGTAGGATATACGAAGAGGTAAAAGCCCGTCCATTATATATTATAGGAGAATTATTAGGATTTCAGGATGGGGCTGAGAGGAAAAAAGACATTAAATGAGTTCAAGAAACAGAGACGCATTAAACAAGACGATAATAATTCTACTAACAGCTTTTACAGCATATTTACTGTATCTTAACTTTTTGTACTCTGCATATAATAATGCATTTATATTCGCACTGTTGGTAATCCCGGTGGTACTAATTGTTTACCTGATTTCCTACAAGATAAATTTATCTCCGTTGACGTTTTTTACGATAATATTCCTGCTGGCATTTGCGGCTAAAGCTTTAGTCGCAATTACGTCTGATACACTACCTATATCGGATTTTAGCACATTTTATAATTGTGCCGTAAAATTGAATAATGG
This region of Clostridium sp. BNL1100 genomic DNA includes:
- the aspS gene encoding aspartate--tRNA ligase, whose translation is MNTSNIYRNRTLDKISEGDVGWGLKIAGWVENIRDHGGVSFIDLRDMYGVMQVVMRDKNLLIGINKEDCICVEGKIEIRDEETYNPKIPTGTIEMEAQSVEILGKVYKQLPFEVMTSKEIREDLRLKYRYLDLRNKKVKDNIIFRSEVISFLRQKMTEMGFLEIQTPILCASSPEGARDYIVPSRKYKGKFYALPQAPQQYKQLLMVSGFDKYFQIAPCFRDEDARADRSPGEFYQLDFEMSFATQEDVFRAGEEVLTAAFKKFAPEGSVVTDAPYPVISYKQAMLEFGTDKPDLRNPLRIVDVTDFFQRCTFKPFHNKTVRAIKVHADMSKGFHEKLLEFATSIGMGGLGYLEVNDDMTYKGPIDKFIPDDMKDEIAQIAGLNPGDTIFFIADTEERASLLAGQIRTELGTRLDICEKTAYRFCFVNDFPMFEYDKEEEKIIFTHNPFSMPQGGLEALNSKNPLEILAYQYDIVCNGIELSSGAVRNHNLDIMVRAFEIAGYTEEDLQQKFGALYNAFQYGAPPHAGMAPGVDRMIMLLRNEENIREVIPFPLNGNAQDMMCCAPNEVTEKQLREVHIKIR
- a CDS encoding polyphosphate polymerase domain-containing protein, with product MKLRHEYKIFLNYSDYLTVRSRLRAVIPHDNHVDETGEYKIRSLYFDNIYNKALYEKISGVGIREKFRIRCYNDNYDFIKLEKKSKINGMCNKVSETITKEEVRRIIHGDTEWMLDSDRQLVSELYAKMKTEQLRPKVIVDYNREPFVYSAGNVRITLDRNVRTSINSVDMLNPDVPTVLAEGQTIILEVKYDNYKPTMISDIVMVQDRLISSFSKYVACRKFI
- a CDS encoding DUF4956 domain-containing protein: MDSILNSSFIKNATAVSGFDMFVGIIVSFIIGFFIFMVYKKTFSGVMFSANFGLSLIGMAMITCAVILAVSSNVVLSLGMLGTLSIVRFRTALKDPFDIVFLFWAITSGIVVGAGMIPLAVVTSLLMGIVMTVFVNRKSRTTPYIIVVNCENSDVEDGVMNLIETKSAKSTVKGKTVSKTGMELTVEVQLKDGYSKFVNDIIDIEGVVNAVMVSYNGEYMG
- a CDS encoding phosphatase PAP2 family protein; amino-acid sequence: MTESNIKNNNNKIFVNTIFLILLSLAFAGLILLIKSGTIDSFDSTVYDSLRSLKSHSTKQIVKFLGSIGDPQVNLYLGLAIAALGIVVFANKEGYSKYISYAAAILVVSFLNPLLKEIFRRPHPDVEVDKFSFPSSHAAMAFIFYLVLYVVINKRIKIKAGRIALAVFCIIMPLLIGFSRVYLQNHYASDIIGGYLEAGIIFTIAILVNNICEHFLAKK
- a CDS encoding glycosyltransferase family 2 protein, whose translation is MSKKLLSIVVPVYNEQEVINETFKRLSGVFENYFMDVEYIFINDGSKDNTYLKLREIALANSCVRVINFARNFGHQIAITAGMDYAKGDAVVIIDADLQDPPEVILQMVEQWEQGYEVVYGKRLQREGETFFKKFTAKMFYRFLDSMTDVKLPVDVGDFRLIDRKVCDAMKCLPERSRYVRGLVSWVGFKQTSVEYRREKRFAGETKYPLKKMLKLAGDGIFSFSYKPLKLATFAGMLVSIISFIYLIVVLIQRFVKNDIASGWASSMAVSLFFNGVMLIVIGIMGEYVGRIYEEVKARPLYIIGELLGFQDGAERKKDIK
- a CDS encoding CotH kinase family protein; the encoded protein is METKRYKNGIYIIFAVCLLVVILFLMFIADNKSVPTNGGLSSKDLSVNDIKYPQTFLDDSKVHTIDIQVNNRTWDNMIDNAQYEQYIPCTMIIDGVRIDDVGIRPKGDTSLKQVVDMNSQNFSFKVEFDHYKSQTFDGLDKITLNNCSQDTTYMKDYLAQHMMSYMGVAAPLSSYVNITLNGKDFGFYLAMEAVEKSFCVRNYGVIDGKLYKPDALDLPKYDYIKIMGYEMEDGQSAVEYLTNVMSGNSYKGFNSGTRVDMLGDMAKVLIDSNEINTDVTGLTYIDNNPKSYKAILDTGVFAVDESDEGRLINSIKKLNSGEDLDNTVDVDSIIKYFVIHNFVDNYDGYTSIFSHNYYLSERAGKLSMIPWDYNLAFGSFAVDPGNSSSNLFGNYIKTTDARFGMSSTKSMVNYPINTPVFKADLEKRPMINQILKNSEYSDKYHEYFEKFITDYFISGYFDRFYESTVDMISPYIKNDKKGFFTYNQFVEGVNELNKFCKLRAKSVQGQLTNTVPSTLKGQKEHPENLVDTQGLDMTKTITMYSLLGISNKDMDGVLKILINYLPEEYKTDGKIDLTKFEASEDIIYLKKIFGVLGPIAFEVSKSVKASDNIEINPGLSKVLLFISLIVIIIFTMLLSKYSRVKYKKRRVRRGSFEITS
- a CDS encoding TetR/AcrR family transcriptional regulator — translated: MNKMSKSRQFTMEILLDAFWKLYKSHDIDKITIKKLTDTAGYNRITFYDYFKDIYDALDCLENRVLSDIEQKLHILIKGAASTTTDNFLDKVVSLFDEYRDFFIRFFNDKRNITFEDKLQGFIRCLLTSYSSCSTNLKNIYVLEFCTSGLVGAIRMWCKSNCDTPLKTFLYIIYSSIKAD